One window from the genome of Pseudonocardia hierapolitana encodes:
- a CDS encoding DUF7455 domain-containing protein, with protein MSTTTPASARVPAVPAPLARPERCDRCGAAALVKVTLTTGGELHFCGHHARKHAARLLEIGAGLRSAL; from the coding sequence ATGAGCACCACGACGCCCGCGAGCGCGCGTGTCCCCGCCGTTCCGGCCCCACTCGCCCGACCCGAACGCTGCGACCGTTGCGGCGCGGCGGCCCTGGTGAAGGTCACGCTGACCACCGGGGGCGAGCTCCACTTCTGCGGCCACCACGCCCGCAAGCACGCGGCGCGCCTGCTCGAGATCGGCGCCGGGTTGCGGTCGGCCCTC